In one Pseudomonadota bacterium genomic region, the following are encoded:
- the rbfA gene encoding 30S ribosome-binding factor RbfA, whose translation MGSHRLDRVRNLLRQVTSQIIPQVKDPRVGFVTVTDVEVSPDLRHARVYVSVMGEAQEREDAIAGLNSARGFIRREVTSQISLRHIPDM comes from the coding sequence ATGGGCAGCCATCGCCTCGATCGCGTGCGCAACCTCCTGCGGCAGGTGACCTCGCAGATCATTCCCCAGGTCAAGGACCCTCGTGTGGGCTTCGTCACGGTGACCGATGTCGAAGTCTCGCCCGATCTTCGCCATGCCCGCGTCTACGTGAGTGTCATGGGCGAGGCGCAGGAGCGGGAGGACGCCATCGCGGGCCTGAACAGCGCGCGTGGCTTCATTCGACGCGAGGTCACCAGTCAGATATCGCTGCGCCACATTCCGGATATGAG